The proteins below are encoded in one region of Stieleria sp. JC731:
- the tkt gene encoding transketolase produces the protein MSVASTDIDTLAVDTIRTLSMDAVQTANSGHPGTPMALAPIAYQLFNHTMQYDPANPNWPNRDRFVLSCGHASMLLYSVLHLAGVKATDKDGKVLDELSIKLDDIKNFRQIGSVCAGHPEYAEAAGIETTTGPLGAGVSNSVGMAMAQKWLAENYNTADHKLFDYNVYALCSDGDLMEGVACEAASLGGHLKLDNLCWIYDDNKITIEGDTDISFSEDVGKRFEGLGWNVIHVSDVNKLSNLADAIEQFKACSGKPTIIICKTVIAWGSPNKANTHGAHGAPLGWDEVELTKKAYGFPAEEKFYVPDGVVEHFDSNLGKRGQAGYEKWDGVWSSYKAANPEKAAQLEAVFAGKLPAGWDADIPVFEASEKGDATRNSSGKVLNAIAKNVPFMIGGSADLAPSNKSDLTFEGAGDFLPNQYGGRNLHFGIREHAMAGAVNGISLTGLRGYAATFFVFTDYMRGAMRLSSIMHQPVLYILTHDSIGVGEDGPTHQPIEHLTACRSIPGLYVFRPGDANEVAECYRKAMLTDDHPSAMVLSRQNMPTLCRTKYASAEGCANGGYILSDCEGTPDVILMGSGSELNLCITAGEKLTEAGKKVRIVSMPCLDLFAEQSKEYQDQVLPPSVTKRVAVEAGLRMSWDRWLGFDGEFIGMHGYGASGPYALVYEHFGITADAVVKAAGG, from the coding sequence ATGAGTGTTGCATCGACCGATATCGATACCCTTGCCGTCGACACCATCCGCACGCTCAGCATGGACGCGGTTCAGACTGCCAATAGCGGTCACCCTGGCACGCCAATGGCTTTGGCACCAATCGCGTATCAGCTGTTCAACCACACGATGCAATACGATCCGGCCAACCCAAACTGGCCAAACCGGGATCGCTTTGTTCTGTCTTGTGGTCATGCTTCGATGCTGCTTTACAGCGTGTTGCACTTGGCAGGCGTCAAAGCCACTGACAAGGACGGCAAAGTTCTGGATGAGCTGTCGATCAAACTGGATGACATCAAGAATTTCCGTCAAATCGGAAGCGTCTGTGCTGGTCACCCCGAGTACGCCGAAGCTGCCGGGATCGAAACCACAACGGGCCCACTTGGTGCGGGTGTCAGCAACAGTGTTGGCATGGCGATGGCACAAAAATGGTTGGCCGAGAATTACAACACGGCTGATCACAAGTTGTTCGATTACAACGTCTACGCGTTGTGCAGCGATGGCGACTTGATGGAAGGCGTCGCTTGCGAAGCCGCGTCACTTGGCGGTCACCTCAAGCTCGACAACCTTTGCTGGATCTACGACGACAACAAGATCACGATCGAAGGCGACACCGATATCTCGTTCTCCGAAGATGTTGGAAAACGCTTCGAAGGCCTCGGTTGGAACGTCATCCACGTTTCTGACGTCAACAAGCTTTCCAACCTTGCCGACGCGATCGAGCAGTTCAAGGCATGCAGCGGAAAGCCAACGATCATTATCTGCAAGACCGTCATCGCTTGGGGATCGCCCAACAAAGCGAATACTCACGGAGCACACGGTGCACCGCTTGGCTGGGACGAAGTCGAACTGACCAAGAAAGCCTACGGGTTCCCTGCGGAAGAAAAGTTCTACGTTCCAGATGGCGTTGTCGAGCACTTCGACAGCAACCTTGGAAAACGTGGACAAGCAGGCTACGAAAAATGGGATGGCGTCTGGTCTAGCTACAAAGCGGCCAATCCGGAGAAAGCGGCCCAATTGGAAGCCGTCTTCGCCGGAAAGCTTCCCGCCGGATGGGATGCAGATATTCCTGTCTTTGAAGCCAGCGAGAAAGGCGATGCGACGCGAAATAGCAGTGGCAAAGTCCTGAACGCGATCGCAAAGAACGTTCCGTTCATGATCGGCGGTTCGGCTGACTTGGCACCAAGTAACAAAAGCGATCTAACCTTCGAAGGTGCCGGTGATTTTCTGCCCAACCAATACGGCGGACGAAACCTTCACTTCGGTATTCGTGAACACGCGATGGCGGGTGCGGTCAACGGGATCAGCCTGACTGGGCTTCGTGGATACGCAGCGACGTTCTTCGTCTTTACCGATTACATGCGTGGTGCGATGCGGTTGTCGTCGATCATGCACCAGCCAGTTCTTTACATCCTGACACACGATTCGATCGGTGTTGGTGAAGACGGGCCAACCCACCAGCCAATCGAGCATTTGACCGCTTGCCGTTCAATCCCAGGGCTTTATGTGTTCCGCCCAGGTGACGCCAATGAAGTCGCCGAGTGCTATCGCAAAGCGATGCTCACCGATGATCATCCTTCGGCCATGGTGTTGTCTCGTCAAAACATGCCGACCCTGTGCCGAACCAAATATGCGTCAGCCGAAGGTTGTGCCAACGGTGGTTACATCCTATCGGATTGCGAAGGCACCCCGGATGTGATCTTGATGGGAAGCGGAAGCGAATTGAACCTCTGCATCACCGCCGGTGAAAAATTGACCGAAGCCGGTAAGAAGGTTCGCATCGTCAGCATGCCATGCCTGGACCTGTTTGCCGAGCAAAGCAAGGAATACCAAGACCAAGTGTTGCCACCTTCGGTTACCAAACGTGTTGCCGTTGAAGCCGGCTTGCGAATGAGCTGGGACCGATGGTTGGGATTCGATGGCGAGTTCATCGGAATGCATGGCTATGGTGCTAGCGGACCATACGCACTGGTTTACGAGCACTTCGGTATCACCGCCGATGCCGTTGTCAAAGCTGCTGGTGGTTGA